A portion of the Chromobacterium sp. IIBBL 290-4 genome contains these proteins:
- the ftsB gene encoding cell division protein FtsB, with translation MRWLTATLVTVILALQWPLWFGKGSWLRVWQLDKQLQEQRATTQKLVARNAALDAEVRDLKQGSDAIEERARNELGMIRNGEVFFQLLDTSKNTPLPGHPTTDTHPH, from the coding sequence ATGCGCTGGCTGACCGCGACCCTGGTAACCGTTATCCTCGCCTTGCAGTGGCCTTTATGGTTCGGCAAGGGCAGCTGGCTCAGGGTCTGGCAGCTGGATAAGCAACTGCAGGAACAGCGGGCGACCACCCAAAAACTGGTTGCCCGCAACGCCGCGCTTGATGCCGAAGTGCGCGATCTGAAACAAGGCAGCGATGCGATAGAGGAAAGAGCGCGTAACGAACTTGGCATGATTCGCAACGGCGAAGTGTTCTTCCAGTTGCTGGACACCAGCAAGAACACGCCGCTGCCGGGTCACCCGACAACGGACACTCACCCCCACTGA
- the eno gene encoding phosphopyruvate hydratase → MSSIVDVVAREILDSRGNPTVEADVLLESGVMGRAAVPSGASTGTREALELRDGDKSRYLGKGVLKAVDNINTEICEAIIGLDASDQTFIDKTLIELDGTETKSRLGANAMLAVSMAVARAAAEDSGLPLYRYLGGAGPMALPVPMMNVINGGEHANNTLDIQEFMIIPVGAQTFREALRMGAEIFHNLKKICDKKGYATTVGDEGGFAPNLESHEDAIKLILEAVDAAGYVAGQDVMIALDCAASEFFRDGKYHLTAEKLSLGSEEFADYLENLVNKYPIISIEDGMAEQDWAGWKLLTERLGQKVQIVGDDVFVTNPKILAEGIAKGVANSLLVKVNQIGTLSETLKAVDLAKRSRYTCVMSHRSGETEDSTIADLAVATNCMQIKTGSLSRSDRMAKYNQLLRIEEELGEAAYYPGRAAFYHLK, encoded by the coding sequence ATGAGTTCGATCGTTGATGTGGTAGCTCGCGAAATCCTGGACTCCCGCGGCAATCCGACCGTGGAAGCGGACGTTCTGCTGGAGTCCGGCGTGATGGGCCGCGCAGCGGTACCGTCCGGCGCCTCCACCGGCACCCGCGAAGCGCTGGAACTGCGCGATGGCGACAAGAGCCGCTATCTGGGCAAGGGCGTGCTGAAAGCCGTCGACAATATCAATACCGAAATCTGCGAAGCGATCATTGGCCTGGACGCATCCGACCAAACCTTCATTGACAAGACCCTGATCGAGCTGGACGGCACCGAGACCAAGTCCCGCCTGGGCGCCAACGCCATGCTGGCCGTCTCCATGGCCGTGGCTCGCGCCGCCGCCGAAGATTCCGGCCTGCCGCTATACCGCTACCTGGGCGGCGCCGGCCCGATGGCCCTGCCGGTCCCGATGATGAACGTCATCAACGGCGGCGAACACGCCAACAACACCCTGGACATCCAGGAATTCATGATCATCCCGGTAGGCGCGCAAACCTTCCGCGAAGCGCTGCGCATGGGCGCCGAAATCTTCCACAATCTGAAAAAGATCTGTGACAAGAAGGGCTACGCCACCACCGTCGGCGACGAAGGCGGCTTCGCCCCGAACCTGGAAAGCCATGAAGACGCGATCAAGCTGATTCTGGAAGCCGTGGACGCCGCTGGTTACGTGGCCGGCCAGGACGTGATGATCGCACTGGACTGCGCCGCCTCCGAATTCTTCCGCGACGGCAAGTACCACCTGACCGCCGAAAAACTGTCGCTGGGCTCGGAAGAGTTCGCCGACTACCTGGAAAACCTGGTCAACAAGTACCCGATCATCTCCATCGAAGACGGCATGGCCGAGCAAGATTGGGCTGGCTGGAAGCTGCTGACCGAACGTCTGGGCCAAAAAGTGCAGATCGTCGGCGACGACGTATTCGTCACCAACCCGAAAATTTTGGCCGAAGGCATCGCCAAGGGTGTGGCTAACTCCTTGTTGGTCAAGGTCAATCAGATCGGCACGCTATCCGAGACTTTGAAAGCAGTTGATCTGGCCAAGCGTTCCCGCTATACCTGCGTTATGAGCCATCGTTCGGGCGAGACCGAAGACAGCACCATCGCCGATCTGGCAGTCGCCACCAACTGCATGCAGATCAAGACCGGTTCGCTGTCGCGTTCCGACCGCATGGCCAAATACAACCAACTGCTGCGCATCGAGGAAGAGCTGGGCGAAGCCGCCTACTACCCGGGCCGCGCCGCGTTTTATCATCTGAAGTGA
- the kdsA gene encoding 3-deoxy-8-phosphooctulonate synthase, with product MKLCGFEIGLDQPLFLIAGPSVLESAQMALDTAGQLKEIASELAIPFIYKASYDKANRPASNVFRGFGIDQGLRMLEEVRRQIGVPVLTDVHTENEVVQVASVVDVVQTPAFLAHQADFIRAVAQCGKPVNIKKGQFMAPGEMRQVISWAREAAREAGLPEDSFLACERGTSFGYHDLVADMRSLAVMRDTACPVVFDVSHAVQLPGALQHAANPRRFVPTLARAAVAAGISGLYLETHPDPDQALCDGPNALPLAQVKELLTTLKALDKLVKQNPWQEHSL from the coding sequence ATGAAACTGTGCGGATTCGAAATCGGCCTGGATCAGCCCTTATTCCTGATCGCAGGCCCCAGCGTGCTGGAAAGCGCCCAAATGGCGCTGGACACCGCGGGGCAGTTGAAGGAGATCGCCAGCGAGCTGGCCATCCCCTTCATCTACAAGGCCAGCTATGACAAGGCCAATCGGCCGGCTTCCAATGTGTTCCGCGGCTTCGGCATCGACCAGGGCCTGCGCATGCTGGAAGAAGTCCGACGCCAGATCGGCGTGCCCGTTCTGACCGACGTGCATACCGAAAACGAAGTGGTGCAGGTCGCCAGCGTGGTGGATGTGGTGCAAACCCCCGCCTTTCTGGCGCATCAGGCCGACTTCATCCGCGCGGTCGCGCAGTGCGGCAAACCCGTCAATATCAAGAAGGGCCAATTCATGGCCCCAGGCGAAATGCGGCAAGTGATAAGCTGGGCGCGCGAAGCCGCGCGCGAGGCCGGGCTGCCGGAAGACAGCTTCCTGGCCTGCGAGCGCGGCACCTCGTTCGGCTATCACGACCTGGTGGCGGATATGCGCTCGCTGGCCGTGATGCGCGACACCGCCTGCCCGGTGGTGTTCGACGTCAGCCACGCGGTGCAATTGCCCGGCGCGCTGCAGCACGCCGCCAACCCGCGCCGCTTCGTGCCGACGCTGGCGCGGGCGGCGGTGGCGGCGGGCATTTCCGGCTTGTACCTGGAAACGCACCCCGACCCGGACCAGGCGCTGTGCGACGGCCCCAACGCCCTGCCGCTTGCCCAGGTAAAAGAATTGCTGACTACGCTCAAGGCGCTGGACAAGCTGGTCAAGCAAAATCCCTGGCAAGAGCACTCGCTGTAA
- a CDS encoding CTP synthase: MTKYIFVTGGVVSSLGKGIAAASIAAILESRGLKVTMLKLDPYINVDPGTMSPFQHGEVFVTEDGAETDLDLGHYERFIHAKMKKSNNFTTGQVYESVISKERRGDYLGGTVQVIPHITDEIKLKMNEGAADADVAIVEIGGTVGDIESLPFLEAIRQMRSNHGRKNTLYVHLSYVPYITTAGEIKTKPTQHSVKELREIGIQPDILLCRMDRELPEDEKRKIALFCNVEENAVIGCYDSDSIYKVPGMLHAQGIDEIISEQLQLDLPKADLSVWDRIIDAIEHPDHSINIAMVGKYVDLTESYKSLTEALKHAGVHTRTNVNIIYVDSEEIDRDGAESLKDMDAILVPGGFGKRGVEGKIKAVKFARENNIPYLGICLGMQIALIEYARDVAGMSDANSTEFDLDTNFPVVALIDEWVNHDGKIEKRDENSNLGGTMRLGGQQCDLVDGSLAARVYGNTEITERHRHRYEVNNYYIQRLEQAGLTISGRSAGHEKLVETIELGNHRWFFACQFHPEFTSTPRDGHPLFIAYVKAALDYKADKQGN; this comes from the coding sequence ATGACCAAGTACATCTTCGTAACCGGTGGCGTGGTGTCCTCCCTGGGTAAGGGCATTGCCGCTGCGTCCATCGCTGCCATCCTCGAATCCCGCGGGCTGAAAGTCACCATGCTGAAGCTCGACCCCTATATCAACGTCGACCCGGGCACGATGAGCCCATTCCAGCACGGCGAGGTGTTCGTCACCGAAGACGGCGCGGAAACCGACCTTGACCTCGGCCACTACGAGCGCTTCATCCATGCCAAGATGAAGAAAAGCAACAACTTCACCACCGGCCAGGTGTACGAATCGGTCATTTCCAAAGAGCGCCGCGGCGACTACCTGGGCGGCACCGTCCAGGTCATCCCGCACATCACCGACGAAATCAAGCTGAAGATGAACGAAGGCGCGGCTGACGCCGATGTCGCCATCGTTGAAATCGGCGGCACCGTCGGCGACATCGAATCGCTGCCCTTCCTGGAAGCGATTCGCCAGATGCGCTCCAACCATGGCCGCAAGAACACCTTGTACGTGCACCTGTCTTACGTGCCGTACATCACCACCGCCGGCGAAATCAAGACCAAGCCGACCCAGCACTCGGTGAAGGAGCTGCGCGAAATCGGCATTCAGCCGGACATCCTGCTGTGCCGCATGGACCGCGAGCTGCCGGAAGACGAAAAGCGCAAGATCGCTCTGTTCTGCAATGTCGAAGAGAACGCGGTGATCGGCTGCTACGATTCCGACTCCATCTATAAAGTGCCGGGCATGCTGCACGCCCAAGGCATCGACGAGATCATCTCCGAACAGCTGCAACTGGATCTGCCCAAGGCCGACCTGTCGGTGTGGGACCGCATCATCGACGCCATCGAGCATCCGGACCACAGCATCAACATCGCCATGGTGGGCAAGTACGTCGATCTGACCGAATCGTACAAGTCGCTGACCGAGGCGCTGAAGCACGCCGGCGTGCACACCCGCACCAACGTCAACATCATCTACGTCGACTCTGAAGAAATCGACCGCGACGGCGCCGAGTCCCTCAAGGACATGGACGCCATCCTGGTGCCGGGCGGCTTCGGCAAGCGCGGCGTGGAAGGCAAGATCAAGGCGGTGAAGTTCGCTCGCGAGAACAACATCCCCTACCTGGGCATCTGCCTGGGCATGCAGATCGCGCTGATCGAGTACGCTCGCGACGTGGCCGGCATGAGCGACGCCAACTCCACCGAGTTCGACCTCGACACCAACTTCCCGGTGGTGGCGCTGATCGACGAGTGGGTCAACCACGACGGCAAGATCGAAAAACGCGACGAGAACTCCAACCTGGGCGGCACCATGCGCTTGGGCGGCCAGCAGTGCGATCTGGTGGACGGCTCCCTGGCAGCGCGCGTGTACGGCAACACCGAAATCACCGAGCGCCATCGCCATCGCTACGAAGTCAACAACTACTACATCCAGCGCCTGGAACAAGCCGGCCTGACCATCAGCGGCCGCTCCGCCGGTCATGAAAAGCTGGTGGAAACCATCGAGCTGGGCAACCATCGCTGGTTCTTCGCCTGTCAGTTCCACCCGGAATTCACCTCCACTCCGCGCGACGGCCACCCGCTGTTCATCGCCTACGTCAAGGCGGCGCTGGACTACAAGGCTGACAAGCAGGGCAACTGA
- the rpmB gene encoding 50S ribosomal protein L28, translating to MARVCKVTGKRPMTGNNVSHANNKTKRRFLPNLQYRKFWVESENRWVRLRVSNAALRTIDKVGIDAVLADLRARGEI from the coding sequence ATGGCGCGTGTTTGCAAAGTCACCGGCAAGCGTCCGATGACCGGGAACAACGTTTCCCACGCCAACAACAAGACTAAACGTCGTTTCCTGCCGAACCTGCAATATCGCAAGTTCTGGGTAGAAAGCGAAAACCGCTGGGTGCGCCTGCGCGTATCCAACGCCGCTCTGCGTACCATCGACAAGGTGGGCATCGATGCAGTGCTGGCTGATCTGCGCGCTCGCGGCGAGATCTAA
- the rpmG gene encoding 50S ribosomal protein L33 gives MRDKIKLESTAGTGHFYTTTKNKRTMPEKMEIKKFDPVARKHVLYKETKLK, from the coding sequence ATGCGCGATAAGATCAAGCTGGAATCCACCGCTGGCACCGGCCACTTCTACACCACCACCAAGAACAAGCGCACCATGCCGGAAAAGATGGAGATCAAGAAGTTCGATCCCGTTGCCCGCAAGCACGTTCTGTACAAAGAAACCAAGCTGAAATAA
- a CDS encoding uracil-DNA glycosylase family protein, translated as MSRSKLLQQSMGLGPTWLPRDGRFDQHPGELARQAWLAEAQAKSPPHAFEAPAEAIEPAKPSIEPAQAATAAPDTTAHAPAATPPSTTLRAEVRSELPQLDWSELQQQVADCQQCRLCETRTQTVFGRGNAKARWLLIGEAPGEQEDKQGLPFVGRAGQLLDNMLLAAGLDRDQDVYIANVLKCRPPGNRNPAPDEIAACNGYLLQQIRHIQPTLILALGRFAAQTLLETEDSIGRLRGKVHRYQGVPLVVSYHPAYLLRNQPDKAKAWQDLLLARKVYQHAGG; from the coding sequence GTGAGCCGGAGCAAGCTGCTGCAACAAAGTATGGGACTCGGTCCGACATGGCTGCCGCGCGACGGCCGCTTCGACCAGCATCCGGGAGAACTCGCGCGCCAGGCCTGGCTCGCCGAAGCCCAGGCCAAGTCTCCGCCCCATGCCTTCGAAGCGCCCGCCGAAGCCATCGAACCCGCCAAGCCGAGCATTGAGCCCGCCCAAGCGGCAACGGCCGCCCCCGATACCACGGCGCACGCGCCGGCCGCAACGCCGCCAAGCACGACATTGCGCGCGGAGGTCCGCAGCGAATTGCCGCAACTGGACTGGTCCGAGCTGCAACAGCAGGTGGCAGACTGCCAGCAATGCCGCCTATGCGAAACCCGCACCCAGACAGTATTCGGCCGCGGCAATGCCAAGGCCCGCTGGCTATTGATAGGCGAAGCGCCGGGCGAGCAAGAGGACAAGCAAGGCCTGCCCTTCGTCGGCCGCGCCGGCCAGCTGCTGGACAATATGCTGCTGGCGGCGGGACTGGACCGCGATCAGGATGTTTATATCGCCAACGTGCTCAAGTGCCGTCCGCCCGGCAACCGCAATCCGGCGCCGGATGAAATCGCCGCCTGCAACGGTTATTTGCTGCAACAGATCCGCCACATCCAACCGACGCTGATCCTGGCCCTAGGCCGCTTCGCCGCCCAGACACTGCTGGAGACGGAAGATTCCATCGGCCGCCTGCGCGGCAAAGTGCACCGCTACCAAGGCGTGCCGCTGGTGGTGAGCTATCACCCCGCCTACCTGCTGCGCAATCAGCCGGACAAGGCCAAGGCGTGGCAGGACCTGCTGCTGGCCCGCAAGGTCTACCAGCACGCAGGCGGCTGA
- the rimI gene encoding ribosomal protein S18-alanine N-acetyltransferase yields MSQVRRFAPNSPELLADMEQQATDHPWRVGQYRDSLEAGYPCYGLFSDEGALMGYVLIMRVLDEAEILNIVIAREHQGQGNGRLLMESMLQDLRDDCCRRLFLEVRESNEAARKLYQHCNFHQCGLRKNYYPAKHGREHAILMEAIL; encoded by the coding sequence ATGAGCCAAGTGCGCCGCTTCGCTCCCAACAGTCCTGAGCTGCTGGCCGATATGGAACAGCAGGCCACCGACCATCCCTGGCGCGTCGGCCAATACCGCGACAGCCTGGAGGCCGGCTATCCTTGCTATGGGCTGTTTTCAGATGAAGGCGCGCTGATGGGATACGTCCTGATCATGCGCGTGCTGGATGAGGCGGAAATTCTCAACATCGTCATCGCCCGCGAACACCAGGGCCAAGGCAATGGCCGCCTGCTGATGGAGTCCATGCTGCAAGACCTGCGCGACGACTGCTGTCGCAGATTGTTCCTGGAAGTGCGCGAAAGCAATGAGGCGGCGCGCAAGCTTTACCAGCACTGCAATTTTCATCAGTGCGGGCTGCGCAAGAACTACTACCCCGCGAAGCACGGCCGCGAGCACGCCATCCTGATGGAGGCCATCCTGTGA
- the tsaB gene encoding tRNA (adenosine(37)-N6)-threonylcarbamoyltransferase complex dimerization subunit type 1 TsaB, whose translation MKLLALDTSTTYLSLALSLDGEMLAFHQCVEQKHAERTLPEISRLLAEAGVSLGSLDGIVFGQGPGAFTGLRIACGVAQGLAFSADLPTIAIPTLDNLAYQAGEGQVLVCFDARMQQVYSALYQTGADWKRLSPISVASPETIALPEGTTLLAGDGFDNYAQLLPEARSALPLSPHSRPHAEAYIRLAASGRYPHTHPREAELLYVRNKVALTSVEQQQARQR comes from the coding sequence ATGAAACTGTTAGCCCTGGACACCTCCACCACCTACCTGTCCCTCGCCTTGAGCCTGGATGGGGAGATGTTGGCATTTCATCAATGCGTTGAGCAGAAGCACGCCGAACGCACCCTGCCGGAGATATCGCGCCTGCTCGCCGAGGCCGGCGTGAGCCTGGGTTCGCTTGACGGCATTGTTTTTGGACAAGGCCCCGGCGCGTTCACCGGCCTGCGCATCGCCTGCGGCGTCGCTCAAGGCCTGGCCTTCTCCGCCGACCTGCCCACCATCGCCATCCCCACGCTGGACAATCTGGCCTACCAGGCCGGCGAAGGCCAGGTGCTGGTTTGCTTCGACGCGCGCATGCAACAGGTATATAGCGCGCTCTACCAAACCGGAGCCGACTGGAAACGGCTGAGCCCGATCAGCGTAGCCTCTCCCGAGACCATCGCCTTGCCGGAGGGCACAACCCTGCTCGCCGGCGACGGCTTTGACAACTACGCCCAGTTGCTGCCGGAAGCCCGGAGCGCGCTTCCCCTCTCTCCGCACAGCCGCCCCCATGCCGAAGCCTATATCCGGCTGGCCGCAAGCGGACGCTACCCCCACACCCACCCGCGCGAGGCGGAGTTGCTCTATGTCCGCAACAAAGTGGCGCTGACCAGCGTGGAGCAGCAGCAGGCGCGCCAACGATGA
- a CDS encoding EAL and HDOD domain-containing protein has translation MTTNTAFIGRQPVLNRNQQLIGYELLFRPSGEASGVGKHTELQADTDVLVNTLNNMGTSWLIGNKLAFINVGETMLNSEFLELLPPRRIILDLSPRIVPSNELLSRARHLRSMGFGIALDDFSFESPAAAFLELANYVKLDIQNQDATRFQMLAARLRSYPLIRIAERVETHAQFHLCKELGMDGFQGYYFAKPETLTAKVIHPTFSNTLELLNLLRLDADIRDIEQVLKRDVALSYKLLRYVNSAAAGLNTTISSFSHAVTVLGYQKLYRWLTLLLVTASDDSHAPPALQKTAVTRGRFMELLGMQLGERHDVNDNLFIVGLFSLLDVLFDMPMDKIIMHLQLPSPVNEALLHDRGSMSQYLKLARACEDGNLEGVPQLCDQLGLTCEQLNQAHISALAWVEELGL, from the coding sequence ATGACCACCAATACTGCCTTCATCGGACGGCAGCCGGTTCTGAACCGCAACCAGCAGCTCATAGGTTATGAGCTGCTTTTTCGTCCCAGCGGAGAGGCGTCCGGCGTCGGCAAGCATACCGAGCTGCAAGCCGACACCGATGTGCTGGTCAATACGCTGAACAATATGGGCACCAGCTGGCTGATAGGCAACAAGCTGGCCTTCATCAACGTCGGCGAGACCATGCTCAACAGCGAGTTTCTGGAACTGCTGCCGCCGCGGCGCATCATTCTGGATCTTTCGCCCCGCATCGTCCCCAGCAATGAGCTGCTGTCGCGCGCCCGGCATTTGCGCTCGATGGGCTTCGGCATCGCGCTGGACGACTTCAGCTTCGAATCGCCGGCGGCGGCCTTTCTCGAGTTGGCCAACTACGTCAAGCTGGACATCCAAAACCAGGACGCCACCCGCTTCCAGATGCTGGCGGCGCGACTCCGCAGCTATCCGCTGATCCGCATCGCCGAACGCGTGGAAACCCACGCCCAGTTCCATCTCTGCAAAGAGCTTGGCATGGACGGCTTCCAGGGCTATTACTTCGCCAAGCCGGAAACGCTGACGGCCAAGGTGATCCACCCCACCTTCAGCAATACGCTGGAGCTGTTGAATTTGCTGCGGCTGGATGCCGACATCCGCGACATCGAACAGGTGCTCAAGCGCGACGTGGCCCTGTCCTACAAGCTGCTGCGCTACGTCAACTCCGCGGCCGCCGGACTCAACACCACCATCAGCTCGTTCTCGCATGCGGTCACCGTGCTGGGCTATCAAAAGCTTTACCGCTGGCTGACGCTGCTGCTGGTCACCGCCTCCGATGACAGCCACGCGCCCCCCGCTCTGCAAAAAACCGCAGTCACCCGCGGCCGGTTCATGGAGCTGCTGGGCATGCAATTGGGCGAGCGCCACGACGTCAACGACAATCTGTTCATCGTCGGCCTGTTCAGCTTGCTGGACGTGCTGTTCGACATGCCGATGGACAAGATCATCATGCATCTGCAGCTCCCATCGCCGGTAAACGAGGCCTTGCTGCACGACAGGGGTTCGATGAGCCAGTATCTGAAACTGGCCCGCGCCTGCGAGGACGGCAATCTGGAAGGCGTGCCGCAACTATGCGATCAACTGGGGCTCACTTGCGAGCAATTGAACCAGGCCCATATTTCGGCGCTCGCCTGGGTAGAGGAACTGGGCTTATAA
- a CDS encoding chemotaxis protein CheA — protein sequence MSEFGGMEELLQDFLMESTDLLSDVDNKLVELEKRPEDKALLNDIFRGFHTIKGGAGFLNVIPMVNLCHRTENLFDKLRNGEMHITPEVMDVILDATGIVRDMFGTLGQGLMPGDADARVLAALDAALAGETPTMEAAQPAPAPSAPEPAAAAAGGPDWNQLYQAVAPSASAPQAAAPSAPAAPQQAPAAAPAPAATAPAPAPAAPPVPAKAAAPKPAPAKPAGGGGPVASGPQENTIRIDTVRLDMVLNLSGEIGLTKNRLTTLRTEILQGNRDTNTLRSLDEAISQLDLLVGDLQNAVMKTRMQPIGRLFQKYPRLARDLARQLGKEVELVLSGEETELDKTMIEDLNDPLVHLVRNAVDHGIESPEERIASGKKPQALVQLTAEQVGDHILIEITDDGKGMNPDALRRKAIEKGLIDTETANSLDEKQCLQLIFLPGFSTKDQISSVSGRGVGMDVVRTNIQKLNGRIDINSVAGEGTRISISLPLTLAILPVLVVRACNQPFAVPLAMVREIITIDSGAIQEVSGKPTIVVRDEILPLKTLAGLLGWEPTQKPYFGVLMQSAEKSFILAIDSFVGRDDVVIKPLQNIRPKGVAGATLSGDGSVVLVLDMEDLLTSSENSNAIVRTADVIAT from the coding sequence ATGAGCGAATTTGGCGGCATGGAAGAGTTGCTTCAGGATTTCCTGATGGAGTCCACCGACCTTCTGTCCGACGTGGACAACAAATTGGTCGAGCTGGAAAAACGCCCGGAAGACAAGGCTTTGCTCAATGACATCTTCCGCGGCTTCCATACCATCAAGGGCGGCGCCGGCTTCCTCAATGTCATCCCTATGGTGAATCTGTGCCACCGCACGGAAAACCTGTTCGACAAGCTGCGCAACGGCGAAATGCACATCACCCCGGAAGTGATGGACGTCATTCTGGACGCCACCGGCATCGTGCGCGACATGTTCGGCACGCTGGGACAAGGCCTGATGCCCGGCGACGCGGACGCTCGCGTCCTGGCCGCGCTGGACGCAGCGCTTGCCGGCGAAACGCCGACGATGGAAGCCGCTCAGCCGGCCCCGGCGCCCAGCGCGCCAGAGCCTGCCGCAGCGGCCGCAGGCGGCCCGGATTGGAATCAACTGTATCAAGCCGTCGCGCCATCCGCATCGGCCCCGCAAGCCGCAGCGCCCAGCGCGCCTGCAGCTCCGCAACAAGCGCCCGCTGCGGCGCCGGCCCCTGCCGCAACCGCGCCGGCTCCGGCCCCGGCTGCGCCGCCGGTTCCCGCCAAGGCCGCCGCGCCCAAGCCTGCGCCGGCCAAACCAGCCGGCGGCGGCGGCCCTGTGGCCAGCGGTCCTCAGGAAAACACCATCCGTATCGACACGGTGCGCCTGGACATGGTGCTGAACCTGTCCGGCGAAATCGGCCTGACCAAGAACAGGCTGACCACGCTGCGCACCGAGATCCTGCAGGGCAACCGCGACACCAACACCTTGCGTTCGCTGGACGAGGCGATCAGCCAGCTGGACCTGTTGGTCGGCGACCTGCAGAACGCGGTGATGAAAACCCGCATGCAGCCGATCGGCCGCCTGTTCCAGAAATATCCGCGCTTGGCGCGCGACCTGGCCCGCCAACTGGGCAAGGAAGTGGAACTGGTGTTGTCCGGCGAGGAAACCGAACTCGACAAGACCATGATCGAGGATCTGAACGATCCGCTGGTCCACTTGGTTCGCAACGCGGTAGACCACGGCATCGAGTCGCCGGAAGAGCGCATCGCTTCCGGCAAAAAACCGCAGGCCTTGGTGCAACTGACCGCCGAGCAGGTAGGCGACCACATCCTGATCGAAATCACCGACGACGGCAAAGGCATGAATCCCGACGCCTTGCGCCGCAAAGCGATCGAAAAGGGCCTGATCGACACCGAGACCGCCAATTCGCTGGATGAAAAGCAGTGCCTGCAGCTGATCTTCCTGCCGGGCTTCTCCACCAAGGACCAGATCTCCAGCGTATCCGGCCGCGGCGTCGGCATGGACGTGGTCCGCACCAATATCCAGAAGCTCAACGGCCGCATCGACATCAACTCGGTAGCCGGCGAAGGCACCCGCATCAGCATCTCGCTGCCGCTGACCCTCGCCATCCTGCCGGTGCTGGTGGTGCGCGCCTGCAATCAGCCCTTCGCCGTTCCGCTGGCCATGGTGCGCGAAATCATCACCATCGACAGCGGCGCCATTCAAGAGGTATCCGGCAAGCCCACCATCGTGGTCCGCGACGAAATCCTGCCGCTGAAAACGCTGGCCGGCTTGTTGGGATGGGAGCCGACGCAAAAACCGTACTTCGGCGTGCTGATGCAGTCCGCTGAAAAGTCTTTCATTCTGGCCATCGACTCCTTCGTCGGACGCGACGATGTGGTGATCAAGCCGCTGCAGAACATCCGCCCCAAGGGCGTGGCCGGCGCCACGCTGTCCGGCGATGGCTCCGTGGTGCTGGTGCTCGACATGGAAGACTTGCTCACCTCCAGCGAAAACAGCAACGCCATTGTGCGGACGGCGGACGTGATCGCCACCTAA
- the cheZ gene encoding protein phosphatase CheZ, which yields MPDHILENGDSPELEALFETIARQQQDESAAETTAAPAQTAESEPTAFNLGEATPSSMYEHIGQMTRKMHDALRDLGYDKSLERVAETIPDAKDRLSYIATLTENSAERVLNATDIAKPFQDKLESEAQALSERWEKLYANLLSVEEFKRLAEETRQYLKDVPNQTQATNTQLLEIVMAQDFQDLTGQVIKKMMGMVKILETELVNFLIEFSPNEKKGELSNNLLNGPVINPEGKTDVVTSQQQVDDLLESLGF from the coding sequence GTGCCCGACCATATTTTGGAGAACGGTGATTCGCCGGAGCTGGAAGCTCTGTTCGAAACCATCGCCCGTCAGCAACAGGATGAATCCGCAGCCGAGACGACGGCTGCCCCCGCGCAAACGGCAGAATCGGAACCCACCGCCTTTAACTTGGGCGAGGCCACGCCTTCCTCGATGTATGAGCATATCGGCCAGATGACACGCAAGATGCACGACGCCCTGCGCGACCTGGGCTATGACAAGTCTCTGGAAAGAGTGGCGGAAACCATCCCCGATGCGAAGGATCGCTTGTCTTACATCGCCACGCTGACGGAAAACTCCGCCGAGCGCGTGCTGAATGCGACCGATATCGCCAAACCCTTCCAGGACAAACTGGAAAGCGAGGCGCAGGCGCTGAGCGAGCGCTGGGAAAAATTGTACGCCAATTTATTGAGCGTGGAAGAGTTCAAGCGTCTGGCCGAGGAAACGCGGCAATACCTGAAAGATGTGCCGAATCAGACGCAGGCGACCAATACGCAACTGCTGGAAATCGTAATGGCCCAGGATTTTCAGGATTTGACCGGCCAAGTCATCAAGAAAATGATGGGCATGGTCAAGATTCTGGAAACCGAACTGGTCAACTTCTTGATCGAGTTCTCGCCAAACGAGAAAAAAGGCGAACTCAGCAATAATTTGCTCAACGGACCAGTCATCAATCCGGAAGGCAAAACCGACGTGGTTACCAGCCAGCAGCAAGTGGACGACCTGCTGGAAAGCCTGGGTTTCTAA